The nucleotide sequence AGTGAGTGAAGGCAACgtgtcacatgaaaaaaaaaaaaaagctcttcatTGGCTAAAACCAACCAGGAAACGGGAGAACAGGAAGTGCTCTCTGTGTGCCGCACCTGTATTTTTGGGCACGATTTCATCTTCTCCTCCTGCGGGATGGTGTTGGTCACCACCACGGCTTCAAACGGGGCGTTGTTGATGCGAGAGATGGCTGGACCGGAGAAAATGCCGTGTGTGAGAATGGCGTAGACTTTAATTGCCCCGGCGTCGATCAACCTCGAGGAAGggagaaacaaacaaataaaaaaagtttAGATTAATgaaatcttggggggggggggctgacagaAGATCCTGACTCAACTAAAACAGATACACACGAGGGATGCACGATGATATCGGCACGACATCGGCCGATAAAAACTTAAGAAGTTAATTATCGGCAGATATGAAAATTTCTGCCGATGTGCTCGGCTAGTAACACTACCATTTTAATTATGcatctctcccctcccccttttctccccaattgtagccggccaattccccactcttccgagccgtcccggtcactgctccaccccctctgctgatctggggagggctgcagactaccacatgcctcctctgatacatgtggaatcgccagccgctgcttttccccTGACAGATAGGGGTTTCAACAGGtggacgtagtgcgtgagaggatcacgctattccccccagttccccctcccctctgaacaggcgccccgcccgaccagtggcgctaagtgcagcgaccaggacacacacccacatccggcttcccacccgcaggcacggccaattgtgtctgaagggatgcccgaccaagcaggaggcaacgcggggatttgaaccgggatccccgtgttggtaggcaatggaatagaccgccacgtcacccagaCACCCAAAGATAATGTTTAAGACGGTCAAGGGGATTTGTCGGGGGCCTGAGATCAGTGACATTTCCCTTACATGCTTGTTAGATCCTAGCACCGCTACAAGGTTTGCCTGTCACACTGTAAAGAGGCAACACAATGACCGAAAAGCAAACTGACTTGTCGGCAGCGTGGCAGATGGTGCCGCACGTGTCGGCCATGTCGTCTACCAGGATAGCCACTCGGTCCTTGACGTCACCCACCAGCACCATGCGGTCCACCTCATTcgccttttttctctctttgtggATGAGAGCGAACTCCACATTCAGACGGTCTGCGATGGATGTCACGCTGGACAGCGATACAAAGACAGATGGAAAAatgataggaaaaaaaaaaggaaaaagagggAGATTTTCAATGTCTGTTACAACTTGAATGAATTACTGACAGAACACATTGGAATGGTTTTACTGTAGTTGTCACCGGATGACTTTGTTGACACAACGAAAGCCTTGGAACTGGATCAACTCTGCACAATAGGTAGTCCAAGATAAACAACTGCCGTTTGTCAAGATTTTACCCAAAATTTCACAACAAGCTCAGCAGCCTTGAAATGCTGTGACAAAATTCTAAAATTGAATGAagcctctaaaaaaaaaaagaaaagacatcaACTGTTGTAAATGATACCGGGATGGCCATACAAAGTCAAAAgatggtacttttttttttttacataaaaagtatataaaaagtttttttatatttttgggcggcacagtgacccaggggttagcgctgtcgcctcacagcaaggtcctgggttcaagccccggggttgtccaaccttggaggtcatcccaggtcgtcctctgtgtggagtttgcatgttctccccgtgtctgtggtgggttttctccgggtgagaATCCAGCACCTTTTTACAATGTGGAAAACTTGACTATCAGTCGAACTTGATAGTGTACTTCACAAGACTATAATTCTGCCATTTGCACAAAGGACAGCTCCAATCAAGTTATAATGTGCAGGATAGCACTGCCACCTAGCTGTGACAACATACCGCCCTTCAAACCGCTGCttcctggatgtgtgtgtggactcctataaaataagtaaataaacaaacaaacaaataaatatctGTGGCCATCTTTTAACTCATGTTAGTTACCGTTTTGCGCCGCCTGCATCCGGGGACACAATAATACAGTTCTTCCACTCGAGAATGTTTTCTTTAATCCACTGAAGGACAGCAGGCTCTGCGTACAGGTTGTCCACAGCAATGTCAAAGAATCCCTGGTGGACGAAACAAACCAAAGTCCATTTTTTATCGTGATGGAAAGGGTGTTGCAACCAGTCACCCTAATGTTTAAAAATAAGCTCCCACTGAGTCCAATATTAGCtacatatctaaaaaaaaaaaagaaagaaaaaaagtcattCCATCTCGTGTCCCGTCAAACTTTTTAAGCCAATGTGATAACTTCCCAGGGGACAACGTCTTAAAATGAGGCTGATCTCTCTTGTATCAAGGATTTGTTGACAACATTCAAAATCACGTTACACTGGGATGAGTGAAATTCCATCTTTTCATTTAAAAGCCACTTGTTATCTCCTTATTTtcgtttttggaccccccccccttttcctccccaattgtacttggccagatccggggagggctgcagactaccacatacctcctctgatacatgtggagtcgccagccgcttcttttcacctgacagtgaggagtttcgccagggggacatagcacgtgggaggatcacactatccccccccccccaacaggcaccctgaccgaccagaggaggcgctagtgcagtgaccaggacacatacccacatccggcttcccatccccagacacggccaattgtgtctgtagggacgcccgaccaagccggaggtaacacagggattcgacctggtgatccccgtgttggtaggcgacggaatagaccgctatgctacccagatgcccttgttatcactttagaagaaAACAATACTGCATTTGGTTAAAAAGTCCATGTGGAGGATTTTTGGCTTTCTACATTTTCACAACCAAGTGCTTCACAGTGCCCCAGGTGACCATTGTGAGCAGGAGCGGGAGTGTAGTTCTGCTCTTGAAATGGCAATTTCATCAAGACGGCATTTGTGTGTTTATCACAAACATGCCAACGATAAGATTCAAGAAGTAACGGGTCGGGGCGCCTCCGTAGCCGAACGGTTACAGCAAATACTACAcggtcgctggttcgattccagtTGGTGACCTCTgttgcatgtccccccccccccctttaccccatttcctgtctgcctcttcaccatcactgtctaataaaggtgaaattgctaaaacaaaaaaagaacaacagGTCAAAAGGCCTTCATTTGCTGTGAAGGCGTGCGTACCCACCTGGATCTGAGAGGCATGGAGATCCATGGTTATGATGTGGTCGGCGCCAGCCACAGACAGCATGTTGGCTACTAGCTTGGCTGAGATAGGTGCGCgactctgcaaaaaaaaaaaaaataaaaccccaaaaaaaacatcatCTTTCAGGACAGGTCACTAGAAATAAAGAGACTGTTAAATTTAacataaaaatgaaaaataaaaaataaaaaaaatgtccagACAGATGTTTTAGAGATAAACAACAAGAACTATCATTATCACGGGCATTCAGATCAAATACATTTTGTGCACTTTCAACTCAAATTGTACCTTCAGTGCTCGTCTCAAAATCTGTTCTGCTCCGTTAACTTAAAGTCACACTTTATCAGATATATTTTATGAAAGGGCCTTTCCATGCCTTAAAAATCAATGACAAGATGAGTAACAGGAAGTGACTGAGGGGGAGAGGTTTGATGTCTTGCTCAAGCTCAAACTCATGACTGTTTTATCACAGAGCGGCCACCAACAACTAGATCATGCTGCTCTCCCTCAGCCGTTATCTCCACCCCTATAAATGGGATAATACGTGACAACAGGTCTCGGCTGGTTCTGTTGACAAAACTTTCGGCTACCTGAAAGAAACTCTGAGCCGGTTCTGTGTAAAAAGGGGCGCCGGCATGAGGACAAACTGCGAGAAGGGCAGCTTTCCCTGGGGAAAGGAAAAGATAAAACTGACCACATGCTCGCTGCAACACTTGCATGGGTCGAACTGAGCAGCTGTGTATTAAAGTCTGAAGTCTCCCACTGATAAAGAGATTAGTTGTCGGCTTGGCACAGCGGCCCTCTTATTTGGCTATTCAACTGGCAAAACATAACCTGAAGAGAGAGTAAGGCCGGTTTAATTTCATCTAAGCTGCAATGTCTCGGGTCAAGTCCTCTGCAGTTAGATCTTGCTGGGTTGAACAGGTCGGCCATAATGTCCGCGGAGCATGTTTGACCCCCGCTATGTTGCACCCTCGTGTCAGTAATATGGACTAGTACTTTGGAGCACAGTCTTTATTGAATAACAGCAGCCTGTGGCCTCTCAGAGGGAAAAAAACTACAGACGCCACAAGAATCATACCACAGCAAAACGCCAGCTGTTACCCGGTTTGCCTAAGTGGTACATCTATTAGCGGGAAGTCCGCAAGACGCCGACTGGTGTCCAATATTTCATCCTTTACCCACACCGGAGTATGCATCTTAACCCAATTAACCCAAGCCATGGCCAATTTAACTAACCAGGCTCTGTATCCTGTTTCGACCTTACGGCGCCATCTTTCCTTTTCATGCCGTCCTGTTTTCGAGTGACCTCATCGGCGGCGTCTTTCGTTTTTCACGATCGTGCAATTTTGGTTTCGCGGAAGTGCATCATTAAGTTTTTTCTTGCATCATGTGTCAGCAGTTGCACTAGTTTGTGAGGTCGTGTGAGATATGCGAATGGTTTACAGGATTAACAGGATGTTGGGGCCCATTTTCCCTGCCTGATATCAATATCAGATGTTCAGCGAACAGAATGCCAACTGACACTCAACCCTTGTACAAAGATAATGCTTCATTTCAGGTTTGTAGGCCAGCACTGGCAGGGTCAAGGGTTATTAGGTCAAATAGGCCGAGAGTCCGTTTCACAGAAGAAGAAGGAGTTTGCATAATTTCTGCTACAGAAGAAATCCTGCTAGAGGAACTTTCATCTCACAGGAACAAGTAAACAGCTGGCTAGTAAACCACCAAAAAAGACGGTGGATTGTGTTGCTGGTGTCAGCGTATGTCGATTGTTAACCTGCATTTAAAACATGAGACTCCATGTTTACTGatatttttccatccatccatgatcaatacccgcttaatccaattcagggtcgtCAAAATAATCTTGAATTTCAAACacggcatctttttttttttttgtggatcggaccccccccccccccagttgcatctggccaattaccccactcttccgagccatcctggtggctgctccaccccctcggccaatccgggcagggctgcagcctaccacatgcctcctccgatacatgtggagtcaccagccgcttcttttcacctgacagtgaggagtttcaccagggggatgtagcacgtgggaggatcacgctattccccccagttccccctcctccccaaacaggcaccccgaccaggcactagtgcagcgaccaggacacatacccacatccggcttcccacccgcagacacggccaattgtgtctgtagggatgcctgaccaagccggaggtaacacggggatttgaagcggcgatccccgtgttggtaggcaatggaatagaccgccacgccacccggacgcccaaacaaGGCATCTTAAAGATTGAAAATCTCACTAAAATGTTGCTGTGATATTACAGATTATAGACATACATTAAAACATCAAACAACACTattgtggtgtgtttgtgtgtgtgttgactttACCTTATCCTTTTTATCCTGTCGGGCGTAGGGGAAGCAGGGGATGACGGCGGTGACACGGGAGGACGAAGCAATCTTGCAGGCGTTGATCATAATTAGGAGCTCCATCAGGTTGTCGTTTatttccccacagccactctgaaTGATGTACACGTCCTCGCCGCGCACACTCTCGCCGATCTCCACACTGCACGGCAACACATGGGAAGCATTCACAGCAAGAGGAAGCAAGTATACGCACATCCGGAAAACATTAATAAGGTGCAAGACAACAAATACGAAACTAGAACGAAGGAGGGAGGTCTACACGCTGAAACGCTCCCCAAAACTAATTCGGCAAGGACTCGATCACCCGTTTCAGCGTGCAAACATTTACAGACACATTCAGTAACGTGGAGCACATACACATCCAGGTTAAGATTCAAACCAGAGAGACTCTTTAATTCAATTTACACCTTGACTAAAACCCTTAAGTAGGCTAatattactgggggggggggtttgttgttaAGAGTTGaacggtactactactcttaccgatactgcttaCTGATCTGGTACTTTGTGTAATTTAGTTAACGCTGTGagggctctaggctgctagcatacatgagatacctgaggtggatggggcaacgagagatgaactacgagctaggccGTCAAACTGCATTTCTCCGCCTGTACTCGATGCCCTCTGGC is from Lampris incognitus isolate fLamInc1 chromosome 21, fLamInc1.hap2, whole genome shotgun sequence and encodes:
- the LOC130131318 gene encoding ribose-phosphate pyrophosphokinase 2; its protein translation is MPNIVLFSGSSHHDLSQKVADRLGLELGKVITKKFSNQETCVEIGESVRGEDVYIIQSGCGEINDNLMELLIMINACKIASSSRVTAVIPCFPYARQDKKDKSRAPISAKLVANMLSVAGADHIITMDLHASQIQGFFDIAVDNLYAEPAVLQWIKENILEWKNCIIVSPDAGGAKRVTSIADRLNVEFALIHKERKKANEVDRMVLVGDVKDRVAILVDDMADTCGTICHAADKLIDAGAIKVYAILTHGIFSGPAISRINNAPFEAVVVTNTIPQEEKMKSCPKIQVIDISMILAEAIRRTHNGESVSYLFSHVPL